In Populus alba chromosome 1, ASM523922v2, whole genome shotgun sequence, a single window of DNA contains:
- the LOC118027905 gene encoding feruloyl CoA ortho-hydroxylase F6H1-3: MAQALAPVSFNDSSDITDFVLNKGNGVKGLSEMGLESLPKIYIQPLEERMCGTKNMSHESIPIIDMSKWDDPKVAEAICEAAEKWGFFQIINHGVPIEVLENVKEATHQFFRLPAEEKRKYLKEFSPSNNVRFGSSFSPKAEKALEWKDYLSLFYVSEDEASALWPAVCKDQVLEYMKRSEIVIRKLLDVLLKNLNVTEIDETKESLLMGSKRTNLNYYPICPNPELTVGIGRHSDVSTLTLLLQDDIGGLYVRGNNDSWIHVPPVSGSIVINVGDALQIMSNGRYKSIEHRVIANGSNNRISVPIFINPRPSDKISPFPEVLASGEKAVYKEVLYSDYVRHFFRKAHDGKKTIDLAKI, from the exons ATGGCTCAAGCACTTGCACCAGTGTCATTCAATGACTCCTCAGATATCACTGATTTTGTCCTGAACAAAGGCAATGGAGTCAAGGGTCTCTCCGAGATGGGCCTCGAAAGCCTCCCCAAGATATATATCCAACCCCTCGAGGAAAGAATGTGTGGTACCAAAAACATGTCCCATGAATCCATTCCCATCATTGACATGTCAAAATGGGATGACCCTAAAGTTGCTGAAGCAATCTGTGAGGCTGCAGAGAAATGGGGATTCTTCCAGATTATTAACCATGGAGTTCCCATTGAAGTACTTGAGAATGTTAAGGAAGCAACTCATCAGTTCTTCAGATTACCAGCAGAGGAAAAGAGGAAGTATTTGAAAGAGTTTTCTCCTTCTAACAACGTGCGGTTTGGCTCAAGCTTTAGTCCTAAAGCTGAGAAGGCTTTAGAGTGGAAAGATTACCTTAGTCTCTTTTATGTCTCCGAGGATGAGGCTTCTGCATTGTGGCCTGCGGTTTGCaa gGATCAAGTGCTCGAGTACATGAAGAGATCAGAAATTGTTATCAGAAAGCTACTGGATGTGCTATTGAAGAATCTGAATGTGACTGAGATCGATGAGACAAAAGAATCCCTCTTAATGGGGTCTAAAAGGACTAATCTTAACTACTATCCGATTTGTCCAAACCCTGAGCTCACTGTAGGAATTGGCCGCCACTCGGATGTCTCAACACTCACTTTGCTCCTCCAAGATGACATCGGTGGACTTTACGTGCGAGGGAACAATGATAGCTGGATTCATGTTCCTCCTGTTAGCGGCTCCATTGTGATCAATGTTGGAGATGCCTTGCAAATAATGAGCAATGGTCGATACAAGAGCATCGAGCACCGTGTTATTGCTAACGGAAGTAATAACAGGATCTCAGTTCCCATTTTCATCAACCCCAGGCCATCTGACAAAATCTCTCCTTTCCCCGAAGTGCTGGCCAGTGGCGAGAAGGCCGTGTATAAAGAAGTTCTGTACTCGGATTACGTCAGGCATTTCTTCCGAAAAGCACATGATGGGAAGAAAACAATCGATTTGGCAAAGATATAA